Proteins encoded within one genomic window of Eleutherodactylus coqui strain aEleCoq1 chromosome 1, aEleCoq1.hap1, whole genome shotgun sequence:
- the BIRC2 gene encoding baculoviral IAP repeat-containing protein 2 — protein MQDLNNSQFLANLLKSTPSMKNTITMNLSCELYRISTFCKFPLNAPISERSLAKAGFYYIGTDDKVKCFNCGLMLDNWKKGDNAIEKHKMLYPSCSFIQNVSSLNLGGSIHSAFSPPTAFSPPNQTHSASSEEETGFFSASFTSVPSDAVSSRAVEDLSHQRGNDSNSYMYTEEARLSTYTNWPLTFLAPSELAKAGFYYVGPGDKVACFACDGKLNNWEPKDNAMSEHRRHFPNCQFVSSSARPSLRCSVSNVSMQTTSSRLKTFVNWPARIPVTPKKLAEAGFYYVGRNDDVKCFCCDGGLRCWESGDDPWVEHAKWFPRCEYLLHVKGQTFVTDIQDRYPHLLDQLLSSSETQNNEAQYPPIIRLGNDNNQEDEVYMNTILVQNVLQMGFNRRLVKETVTSKILTSGENYKETEDLINDLLCAQKEQTEEERDRQMEQSSSDEITLIRKSRLALSQRMTNCLPIIDDLLASEVLSSTEYEAIKQKMSVALQSQELIEIVLIKGRNAIEAFKKSLHKHDPGLHRELFLEQSLICQASDGYSDLPMEEQLRRLQEERTCKICMDQEVSIVFIPCGHLVVCKDCAPSLRKCPICRGIIKGTVRTFLS, from the exons ATGCAAGATTTAAACAATAGCCAATTTTTGGCAAACCTGCTAAAATCTACCCCAAGCATGAAGAATACGATTACAATGAATCTTTCATGTGAACTGTACCGAATTTCGACTTTCTGCAAATTTCCCCTAAATGCTCCTATATCGGAACGCAGTCTCGCTAAAGCCGGATTTTATTACATCGGCACGGATGACAAGGTAAAATGCTTCAATTGTGGCCTGATGCTGGACAACTGGAAGAAAGGAGACAATGCGATTGAAAAGCACAAAATGCTGTATCCAAGCTGTAGCTTTATCCAGAACGTATCTTCGCTGAATCTCGGAGGATCTATACATTCTGCCTTTTCTCCCCCTACTGCTTTTTCCCCTCCTAATCAGACACATTCTGCCTCTAGTGAAGAAGAAACCGGCTTCTTCAGTGCGTCTTTCACAAGCGTTCCTAGTGATGCTGTTTCGTCAAGGGCAGTTGAAGACCTTTCTCATCAAAGGGGCAATGACAGTAACTCCTATATGTACACAGAGGAGGCTAGATTGAGCACCTATACAAATTGGCCTCTAACGTTTCTGGCTCCTTCCGAGCTCGCTAAAGCTGGATTTTACTATGTGGGTCCTGGAGATAAAGTAGCTTGTTTTGCCTGTGATGGAAAATTAAACAACTGGGAACCCAAAGACAATGCCATGTCTGAGCACCGGAGGCATTTTCCAAATTGTCAGTTTGTGAGCAGCAGCGCAAGACCCTCCTTGAGGTGCAGTGTTTCCAATGTCAGCATGCAGACCACCTCGTCAAGACTTAAAACCTTCGTAAACTGGCCTGCTAGAATCCCAGTGACACCGAAAAAATTGGCAGAAGCCGGCTTTTACTATGTTG GCCGGAATGATGATGTGAAGTGCTTTTGTTGTGATGGTGGTTTGAGGTGCTGGGAATCTGGAGACGATCCATGGGTTGAGCATGCAAAGTGGTTTCCCAG ATGTGAATACTTGCTGCACGTGAAAGGTCAGACTTTTGTCACGGATATTCAGGACCGCTATCCGCATCTTCTAGATCAG CTGTTATCCTCATCAGAGACGCAAAACAATGAAGCTCAATATCCACCGA TTATTCGGTTGGGTAATGACAACAACCAGGAAGATGAGGTTTACATGAACACTATTCTGGTCCAAAATGTACTACAGATGGGATTTAATCGAAGACTAGTAAAGGAAACTGTAACGAGCAAAATATTGACATCGGGGGAAAATTATAAGGAAACTGAAGATCTGATAAATGACTTATTATGTGCTCAGAAAGAACAGACTGAAGAGGAGCGAGACCGGCAGATGGAGCAGAGTTCATCAG aTGAGATCACGTTAATCAGAAAAAGTCGACTTGCCTTGTCCCAACGCATGACAAATTGCCTTCCGATTATAGATGACTTGCTCGCCTCCGAAGTCCTTTCCTCTACTGAATACGAAGCCATAAAGCAGAAAATGTCAGTGGCTTTACAATCTCAAGAACTGATTGAAATTGTTTTAATAAAAGGACGAAATGCAATAGAAGCTTTCAAAAAGAGTCTTCATAAGCACGATCCAGGCCTTCATAGAGAGTTATTCC tTGAACAGTCATTGATATGTCAAGCGTCAGATGGGTATTCAG ATCTCCCAATGGAAGAGCAGCTGAGAAGGTTACAGGAGGAGCGGACCTGTAAAATTTGTATGGACCAAGAAGTCTCCATTGTGTTTATCCCATGTGGCCATTTGGTGGTCTGTAAGGACTGCGCACCGTCTCTCCGGAAATGCCCAATATGCAGAGGAATAATTAAAGGCACCGTTCGCACCTTCCTTTCATAA